In Pirellulales bacterium, the DNA window CAATTGAATTTTCGCGCGTAATGTACTTTCGCAGCGATTAGGAAATCTCGCACCAAACGGTTCAAAGTGCCCCGACAGGCGCCAAGCGGCGACATCGCGCCAGCATTACCGTGACCGCGGCCAGTGCGAGCAGCTCGAGCGAGCCTGGCTCGGGCACGATGTCGATGGAACCGCCGCCAGAGTGCAAATCGTTCTCCAGGGTTTGTAAATCGGCATTGGTGAATTTGCCGTCGCCGTTGACGTCTTCGATCGCCAGCAAATCGGCGGGAGAGAGACTGCTGTTGGCCGCTTGGAACGCAGCGGGATTGGCCAACGCCGCTTCCATCGCCAGAACATCGGAGGCGTCAACGTGATGATCGCGGCTGAAATCGCCGGGCAGCGCGTTCAGGCTGGCCACGACCAGCGCGCCGGACGTGTATAACTGCGTCGTACTCCAGACCAGCGAGCCGCCGAGCGCCGGCAGCGAAAGGGACGCAAATTTTCCGGTGCTGCTGCCCCAATCCAAAATGTTGAACTTCGTGTCTGCCGTCGGCACGTAACCGCCCAGCAACGAAACTTGCAACGCGCCGCCGAAACTCAATAAGCCGTCCACTGCCACCTGGTCATAGCTGGAGGCGGAAGCCATTTCGATCTGAACTGATCCGCTTTGCAGTGTGAGATTGCCCATGACGTGCGTCGCGCCGATGGAACTTAATGCCACGGGCGTGGCGTTCACAATGGTCACGGCGTTGGTGCGGTAACCCGGCGCCAGCGTGCCACCTTGATTCAACAAATTGAACGTGACGATACCTGCGTGCAGCGTGCCGCCGGTGAAGTTGAACGTGCTGGCGGCGCCTTTGCTCAAAATGGGCGCGGTCAAATCGCCGGCGCTTAAGTTCAGCGTGGCGTGCGATGTGTCGGTTCCGCCGATATTCAATTGATTGTCCACCTGCAGCCAGCCGCCGGAAACATTCAATTGGGCGGTGTCGCTGGCGCCATTAGCAATCGTGAGCACTCCGGCGTGCATGCCCACCTGATTCGACACCACGATTCCGCTGTTAATTTGCGCGGCATCGAGCCGCGTCGGTTGCCAGTTGACACCCGACGAATCCGTGCTGGCGACGTGCCAATTCAAGATGCTGGCATAGTTTCCGCCGCTGGACCCGGTGAAGGTAATCACCCCTGGGGCGGCAAAAGCGCCGATTTCGTCGAGATACTGCTGCAAATTCACATAGCCTGAACCGTTGACATCCTGCGTGGCGTCGGCGGCGGAATTGGGATTCAGCCCCATCGATTTTTCCCAAATGTCGGGCATGCCGTCGCCGTCGGTATCCCAGCCAGCGGGCCGGGTAGTCGTCGGGGTGGCGAGCAAATTGCTTAACTCCGTGGGGTCCGGTGCAGCCGCGGCTACGCCTTGCGGTGGATTGGTGCCGTTAATCACGTTGTTAATGATGCGGCTGTCGATGGGATCGCGCGACCACCAAAAGTTTCCGACATAGCCGGTGCCGTTTTTCAGGATCAGTTGGTTGTAAGCGTTCGCCGCCGTCATCGTGGCCATGCTTGGGGCAGCAACGGTGTTAGCCGGCGCACCCGTATTACTGCCTGTGCCAATCGGACTGGTCCACTGCGATGCCGCTGGAAAGGCCGTCGTTGTGGTGCCGTTGGTTTGCGCGAACATAGCCCAGCCGGTGTCGCTGCCATTGGGCACACCGCCGGGATTCGTGCCGTGGTCGCTGTCGATGGCATTGTTGCTCTGATACACGTGCAAGTTCACCGGGTCGTTACCGCTAGTGTCGAGCGTAAAGGCGGTGCTGGATGTGCTGCCCGTCGGAGTGGAAGGTCCGGCGACCAAGTAATTGCCTACATAGTTCATGTTCACGTTTTCGGTGGGGTCGCCGGAATCACTGGCGCCGCCGGTGTAGCCGGCTCGATTCGCCCAGTTATAAATCACATTGTTCCGGAAATCGAAATTCATGGTCTGATTGTTGTAGCTGCCGGGCCGAGGATTGCGGCTTAGATTATTCGCATACAAATTGTTGGAGTAGGTGACGTTGGAATTGATGCGGGCCCGAACCAACGAACCGTAAGCGTGGTCGCTGCGGAGTGAATCGGCCATGATGGAGTATTGGACCGTGACGTCGGTATTGCCGTCGTCCAGCGACAGATCTTCGTCGGTAGACCAGGAGGTCGATACGTGATCGACAATCATGTTGGTCGACACCAGGCTGGGGTCGGTCTGGGCGGAATCGCCACCGCCGGCAAAATCCAGCGAATCGTCGTTCCCGATAGTGGCCGATCCGCGGCGAAAGGTCATGTACCGCAAAATCACGTTGTTGTTCTGTTTGGTCGAGCCCGTGCTGTGCGTGATCTCTGTAGTATCGCCGTACACAATCACGGGGCTGGGCGCGGTTTGTCCGGCAATATAGATATTGTTGACTTGTTTGATGGCCAGTTCGCCGTTGGTGAGATTAAAAACACCCCCCACGTCGAACACCACGACTTCGTTCGATATTTGCTCTTTCGGCTCACCCGAACCGCTGTAATCGTAAAACGCGCCGCGCAAAGTGCCCTGCAGCGGCTTGCCACTGGCGTCGAGCGTATCGGCCGTGGTGGTCACGTGATACACGGTGGCGTTGGATAGCCAGCCGCCAGCGGGCATCGGGTCGGCTGTGGTCGGGGCGAAAACGCCGCCGTATCCCGTGGCGCCGTTAAACGACGGCAAGTTTTGCGGCCAAGCCGAAGAGCTTGTCAACAGAATTGCCGCGATTGCCGCGGAAGGAAAACAAATCCGCAAACAGCTATCGATTTTCACGCCTATTCTCCTCCCAAAAATTGCCTGGAACCGCCGCCTGATTCAGCGCAACCCTCTCCCCTCGGTGGCTGATTCAAAGGCAGATAGAGAATGGGAAGAATCCCACAGAAGCCTATTCCCCCTGTAAATCCCCCCGGCATTGCGCAACCCAAACGCTGGTAACTAAGTCGCCATAATATCCGGAATATCGAACGATTTCAAGAAAATAGCGTCGACCGACAGAAATATCAGCCGCGCGATCAATGGTCATACCACTTTGGAGGATGCCAGAGCTTCGATGACCAGAGCATTAGGAGCAGTAGCACGACTGCCGATGGCTCGGGCACTGGATTGGCGGAGCCGCCGCCGGATTGGAGCATGGCGAGCAGCGATAGCAAATCGGCGGCAGTAAATTGGCCGTCGCCGTTAAGGTCGCCCAGCGGTCTTCCTTGGGTATGAGTTGCGGGCGCTGACGCCGTTCCCTCCGGAGCATCGCGCGCTATAATCGAGACATCGCCATCGTTTTCATTCTCTACTCTTCATCGCAACCACGATCTACCATCATGCACGTATCTACGTCATCGCCGCTATTGACCAAGCCCCGCACGCTGAAAGAACTTCGCGCCAGCGGCTGGCAATCGAAAACTGTCAAGCAGGAAATTCACGATAACTTTTTGCGGATGCTGGCCAGCGGCGACGAGTTGTTTCCGGGCATTTTGGGCTACGACAGCACCGTGATTCCGGAAATTAACATCGCCC includes these proteins:
- a CDS encoding dockerin type I domain-containing protein; protein product: MKIDSCLRICFPSAAIAAILLTSSSAWPQNLPSFNGATGYGGVFAPTTADPMPAGGWLSNATVYHVTTTADTLDASGKPLQGTLRGAFYDYSGSGEPKEQISNEVVVFDVGGVFNLTNGELAIKQVNNIYIAGQTAPSPVIVYGDTTEITHSTGSTKQNNNVILRYMTFRRGSATIGNDDSLDFAGGGDSAQTDPSLVSTNMIVDHVSTSWSTDEDLSLDDGNTDVTVQYSIMADSLRSDHAYGSLVRARINSNVTYSNNLYANNLSRNPRPGSYNNQTMNFDFRNNVIYNWANRAGYTGGASDSGDPTENVNMNYVGNYLVAGPSTPTGSTSSTAFTLDTSGNDPVNLHVYQSNNAIDSDHGTNPGGVPNGSDTGWAMFAQTNGTTTTAFPAASQWTSPIGTGSNTGAPANTVAAPSMATMTAANAYNQLILKNGTGYVGNFWWSRDPIDSRIINNVINGTNPPQGVAAAAPDPTELSNLLATPTTTRPAGWDTDGDGMPDIWEKSMGLNPNSAADATQDVNGSGYVNLQQYLDEIGAFAAPGVITFTGSSGGNYASILNWHVASTDSSGVNWQPTRLDAAQINSGIVVSNQVGMHAGVLTIANGASDTAQLNVSGGWLQVDNQLNIGGTDTSHATLNLSAGDLTAPILSKGAASTFNFTGGTLHAGIVTFNLLNQGGTLAPGYRTNAVTIVNATPVALSSIGATHVMGNLTLQSGSVQIEMASASSYDQVAVDGLLSFGGALQVSLLGGYVPTADTKFNILDWGSSTGKFASLSLPALGGSLVWSTTQLYTSGALVVASLNALPGDFSRDHHVDASDVLAMEAALANPAAFQAANSSLSPADLLAIEDVNGDGKFTNADLQTLENDLHSGGGSIDIVPEPGSLELLALAAVTVMLARCRRLAPVGAL